In one window of Deltaproteobacteria bacterium DNA:
- a CDS encoding response regulator codes for MSTRCHETRHLADTAASALAQMQEAKASGKLFAFVLIDGRMPGTDGFALARQITETPALAGATLMMLTSSDQKEERDRYQALGLSGFMLKPVRPSELLLALLKARGKVIKETRKSKTPFAQKSRQKLRLLVAEDNAVNQKLAVRFLQKWGHESLVAANGKEAYEYFLNAGPFNAVLMDVEMPVMNGMEATAAIRQHEQSTGTHIPIIAMTAHAMVGDKEQCLASGMDGYVSKPLRAEELFSTLEQLTQNDKEEDSQAQPADILVSAEEIFDRTELLSLVDGDVSLLTELTDLFWESSPQLVAQMRMAVSDKDTTTLAYTVHTLKGSVGNFAAKRALSAIAHLEKIGVQGNIEQAPLAVDMLEAELARLREALSSLKAELAA; via the coding sequence ATGAGTACGCGATGTCATGAGACTCGACACCTAGCTGATACAGCGGCTAGTGCACTTGCGCAGATGCAAGAAGCCAAAGCGAGCGGTAAGTTGTTTGCTTTTGTCCTGATTGACGGACGTATGCCCGGGACTGATGGCTTTGCCCTCGCGCGGCAAATTACAGAAACCCCAGCGCTCGCCGGCGCAACGCTCATGATGCTGACCTCGTCCGACCAAAAAGAGGAAAGAGACCGTTATCAGGCACTGGGGCTCTCAGGTTTCATGTTGAAACCCGTCCGGCCATCGGAATTATTGCTCGCACTACTCAAAGCTCGCGGGAAAGTGATCAAAGAAACCCGCAAGTCTAAGACACCTTTCGCCCAGAAAAGCCGGCAAAAATTACGGCTCCTGGTCGCAGAAGATAATGCAGTCAATCAGAAACTTGCCGTCCGGTTCCTGCAGAAGTGGGGCCATGAATCACTCGTCGCAGCCAACGGAAAAGAGGCCTACGAGTATTTCCTCAACGCTGGCCCGTTTAATGCCGTCCTCATGGATGTAGAAATGCCCGTGATGAATGGCATGGAAGCGACGGCAGCAATTCGACAACATGAGCAAAGTACCGGGACGCATATCCCCATCATCGCCATGACCGCTCATGCCATGGTCGGAGATAAAGAACAGTGCCTTGCCAGTGGCATGGATGGCTATGTCAGTAAACCTCTACGCGCAGAAGAGTTGTTCTCGACCCTTGAGCAGCTTACTCAGAATGACAAAGAAGAAGATTCGCAAGCACAACCAGCAGATATTCTGGTGTCTGCAGAAGAAATTTTCGACCGGACGGAACTCCTTTCACTCGTCGACGGTGATGTTTCCTTACTCACCGAGCTGACCGATCTCTTCTGGGAAAGTTCTCCCCAACTGGTCGCCCAGATGCGCATGGCCGTCTCCGACAAAGACACGACGACACTTGCGTACACTGTCCACACCCTGAAAGGTTCAGTGGGCAACTTCGCCGCAAAACGTGCACTGTCGGCCATTGCTCACCTAGAAAAGATTGGCGTCCAGGGAAACATCGAACAGGCTCCATTGGCAGTAGACATGCTTGAAGCAGAACTCGCACGACTACGAGAGGCACTCTCATCACTCAAAGCTGAACTCGCAGCATAA